From the genome of bacterium, one region includes:
- a CDS encoding RnfABCDGE type electron transport complex subunit D encodes MPKDDDIPAEGATGEGESPGDTAKPAPEPAPESAEKPKPKPAAKPVPKKEPEKSYRLSVSAAPHLKSPEDTARIMRWVLVALLPALAGAVWFQGWRSLMLVAVAAVSAVVFEAVIQLVTKKPVTVMDGSAVV; translated from the coding sequence ATGCCCAAAGACGACGACATCCCGGCCGAAGGGGCCACCGGGGAAGGCGAATCGCCCGGGGATACGGCCAAGCCTGCGCCGGAGCCCGCGCCCGAATCCGCCGAGAAACCGAAGCCCAAGCCCGCCGCCAAGCCCGTCCCCAAGAAGGAGCCGGAGAAGTCCTACCGCCTCTCCGTCTCCGCCGCCCCGCATCTCAAGAGCCCCGAGGACACCGCGAGAATCATGCGCTGGGTCCTGGTCGCCCTCCTGCCCGCCCTGGCGGGGGCGGTGTGGTTCCAGGGCTGGCGGTCGCTGATGCTCGTCGCCGTCGCCGCGGTGAGCGCCGTGGTCTTCGAGGCGGTCATCCAGCTCGTCACCAAGAAGCCGGTGACCGTCATGGACGGCTCGGCGGTGGTG